From the genome of Halobellus litoreus, one region includes:
- a CDS encoding universal stress protein has product MYDRILIPTDGSECADSAVEHALDIAAQYDAELHVLSVVDSRDVSHSAPAISPEQVQQTLRDRAESVVESVAERAEAAGVTVVTAVEPGIPDDVVVEYAADEDCDLIVMGTHGRTGLERYLLGSVTERTVRRSSVPVLTVRGSEESDDA; this is encoded by the coding sequence ATGTACGATCGTATTCTGATCCCGACGGACGGCAGCGAGTGTGCGGACAGCGCGGTCGAACACGCGCTCGACATCGCGGCCCAATACGACGCCGAACTGCACGTGCTCTCGGTCGTCGACTCGCGGGACGTGAGCCACAGCGCGCCCGCGATCAGCCCGGAGCAGGTCCAGCAGACGCTTCGCGACCGCGCCGAGTCGGTGGTCGAGTCCGTCGCCGAGCGCGCCGAGGCGGCTGGCGTGACCGTCGTCACCGCCGTCGAACCGGGCATTCCCGACGACGTCGTCGTTGAGTACGCCGCCGACGAGGACTGCGACCTGATCGTGATGGGGACGCACGGACGCACCGGTCTCGAACGGTACCTGCTGGGAAGCGTGACCGAACGGACCGTCCGGCGGTCGTCGGTCCCGGTCCTCACTGTCCGCGGGAGCGAAGAAAGCGACGACGCATAG
- a CDS encoding FlaD/FlaE family flagellar protein gives MADQIARDLGFDGVGQDRRRGGRRDEPSRGREARSDSRRRRESGLGFDSPDDVGRFEFDTEIRERPRGRAGEALRQNQLEQLLVHETAAADGGLSKPYLGSLPDAYAAERLVFDWLEFLVLKGGYKRTMDALRYYHTVEWLTADVEAELQDYLVGFSGEVSETTEYDVDDHHLSLVYIARLASMT, from the coding sequence CTGGCCGATCAGATCGCCCGTGATCTCGGCTTCGACGGCGTCGGCCAGGACCGACGACGAGGCGGTCGTCGCGACGAGCCGTCCCGCGGTCGTGAGGCTCGATCCGACTCGCGTCGCCGACGCGAGTCCGGTCTCGGGTTCGACTCCCCCGACGACGTCGGTCGATTCGAGTTCGACACGGAGATCCGCGAACGGCCCCGCGGGCGCGCCGGCGAAGCGCTCCGACAGAATCAGCTCGAACAGCTCCTCGTTCACGAGACCGCCGCGGCCGACGGCGGGCTCTCGAAACCGTACCTGGGATCGCTGCCCGACGCCTACGCCGCCGAACGACTCGTCTTCGACTGGCTGGAGTTCCTCGTCCTGAAGGGCGGGTACAAACGGACGATGGACGCGCTGCGGTACTACCACACCGTCGAGTGGCTCACCGCGGACGTGGAAGCCGAACTCCAGGACTACCTGGTCGGCTTCTCCGGTGAGGTGTCGGAGACGACCGAGTACGACGTCGACGATCACCACCTGAGCCTGGTGTACATCGCCCGACTCGCGTCGATGACGTAG
- a CDS encoding chemotaxis protein CheD: MKVYTTDRSNDRSEPERIKVGVADHAVAHAGSTLVTSGLGSCVGIALTDVDAGVAGLAHAMLPAASAEAEAGAHGDGTRTRGNDTNSDVWKYVDTAVPALAREVVDAGADRARIEARVAGGSAMFEFESSAGAVGERNVAATREALEAHSIPLVATDVGGDYGRSLRLDVETAELSIRRAHGETHVI, translated from the coding sequence ATGAAGGTCTACACCACCGACCGATCGAACGACCGATCCGAACCCGAGCGAATCAAAGTCGGCGTCGCCGACCACGCCGTCGCGCACGCGGGATCGACGCTCGTGACCAGCGGTCTCGGCTCCTGCGTCGGGATCGCGCTCACCGACGTCGACGCGGGTGTCGCCGGCCTCGCCCACGCGATGCTGCCAGCCGCGAGTGCGGAGGCCGAGGCGGGAGCGCACGGAGACGGCACGCGGACGCGGGGGAACGACACGAACTCAGACGTGTGGAAGTACGTCGACACGGCGGTCCCGGCGCTCGCTCGGGAGGTGGTCGACGCCGGCGCGGACCGGGCGCGAATCGAGGCGCGAGTCGCCGGCGGGAGCGCGATGTTCGAGTTCGAGTCCAGTGCCGGCGCGGTCGGTGAACGGAACGTCGCGGCCACCCGCGAGGCACTCGAGGCTCATAGCATACCGCTCGTCGCCACCGACGTCGGCGGGGATTACGGCCGCTCGCTGAGGCTCGACGTGGAGACGGCGGAGCTCTCGATCCGTCGCGCCCACGGCGAGACCCACGTCATCTAG
- a CDS encoding chemotaxis protein CheC, with translation MNLDVQSLRTFSRLAHSGAEEAAGSLTTLTGFDARVAVTKVEMATRADVEREFRERDLVSVHIGFSGAIEGHTVLAFDRERAVSLVDALVPGASDNPESDLATSGLKELGNIMLGGFIDGWADFLGDSIDITTPTYVELDAGRSLQDVVGPEEIPGEPAGADGADASSATIDADHVLAFRNHLETIDEEAGFYIYMLPTQESVETIVDVAGNAEDAIPVETFTSFSQMISEGAGQASEDLTAMTGIDTNVDVSRLSFVPVEGVPMELTDDARRGVVLEFSGTPSGYIAILFDPESAESVADALMPGMESNPAMRKSALQEIGNIVTSGFLDGWANALETTIEISPPRYVDDIASAIVDPLVTELARTQDYAFLIDSAIATPDETFTCDIYALPDERELRAAFDQLAPEAN, from the coding sequence ATGAACCTCGACGTCCAGTCGCTTCGGACCTTCAGTCGGCTCGCCCACTCGGGAGCCGAGGAGGCGGCGGGGTCGCTCACCACGCTGACCGGGTTCGACGCGCGGGTGGCCGTCACGAAAGTCGAGATGGCGACCCGTGCCGACGTCGAACGGGAGTTCCGCGAGCGCGATCTCGTCTCCGTTCACATCGGGTTCTCGGGAGCGATCGAGGGCCACACCGTCCTCGCGTTCGATCGGGAGCGTGCCGTCTCGCTCGTCGACGCGCTCGTTCCCGGCGCGTCCGACAACCCCGAGAGCGACCTCGCCACGAGCGGACTGAAGGAGCTCGGAAACATTATGCTCGGCGGGTTCATCGACGGCTGGGCCGACTTCCTCGGCGACTCGATCGACATCACCACGCCGACCTACGTGGAACTGGACGCGGGGCGGTCACTGCAGGACGTCGTCGGCCCCGAGGAGATCCCGGGCGAACCAGCCGGTGCCGACGGAGCCGACGCGTCCAGCGCCACGATCGACGCCGATCACGTCCTCGCGTTTCGAAACCACCTCGAGACGATCGACGAGGAGGCGGGGTTCTACATCTACATGCTCCCGACGCAGGAGTCGGTCGAAACCATCGTCGACGTCGCCGGCAACGCCGAGGACGCGATCCCGGTCGAGACGTTCACCTCGTTCTCGCAAATGATCTCGGAGGGGGCCGGACAGGCTTCAGAGGATCTCACCGCGATGACCGGCATCGACACCAACGTCGACGTGAGTCGGTTGAGCTTCGTTCCGGTCGAGGGCGTGCCGATGGAACTGACCGACGACGCCCGCCGCGGCGTCGTCCTGGAGTTCAGCGGAACGCCGTCGGGGTACATCGCGATCCTCTTCGACCCCGAGTCCGCCGAGAGCGTCGCCGACGCGCTGATGCCGGGGATGGAGTCGAACCCGGCGATGCGGAAGAGCGCGCTCCAGGAGATCGGCAACATCGTCACGTCCGGTTTCCTGGACGGGTGGGCGAACGCCCTGGAGACGACGATCGAGATCTCGCCGCCGCGGTACGTCGACGACATCGCCTCGGCGATCGTCGACCCGCTGGTGACGGAACTCGCGCGGACCCAGGATTACGCGTTCCTCATCGACTCGGCGATCGCGACCCCCGACGAGACGTTCACCTGCGACATCTACGCGCTACCCGACGAGCGTGAACTCCGTGCCGCGTTCGACCAACTCGCACCAGAGGCGAACTGA
- the cheY gene encoding chemotaxis protein CheY, with amino-acid sequence MARSVLVVDDSAFMRNLLKQLLEDDHEVVGEAENGVEAVELYRELDPDVVTMDVVMPIRNGIEATSEIKSIDPDSSVIMCTSVGQEEKMRQAVEAGADGYITKPFQKPNVLEAIDDVVGVEA; translated from the coding sequence ATGGCACGCTCCGTACTGGTCGTGGACGACTCGGCGTTTATGCGGAACCTCCTGAAGCAGTTGCTCGAGGACGATCACGAAGTCGTCGGCGAGGCGGAAAACGGCGTCGAGGCCGTCGAACTGTACCGGGAACTCGATCCCGACGTGGTCACGATGGACGTCGTGATGCCGATCCGCAACGGCATCGAGGCGACCTCGGAGATCAAATCGATCGATCCCGACTCCTCGGTGATTATGTGCACCTCCGTCGGCCAGGAGGAGAAGATGCGACAGGCGGTCGAAGCGGGGGCCGACGGCTACATCACGAAACCGTTCCAGAAGCCGAACGTCCTCGAAGCCATCGACGATGTGGTGGGCGTCGAAGCATGA
- a CDS encoding DUF7500 family protein, which produces MAPADPPEDAPPTREEEGVVRPDELDYTSSERVAELSDGRYVVATDNDDAPSAGGSDGDGDSDGEVPSDDRGTLARQQMARYVSESDADYGVGLTAAFDGDIAQHEQFTDDVAAAFGELVTWYVEQIDTEASPSEAIGILLLASNTTVTYPANTLAAVLRDHDLTPDDSIADLIEALRDEPFQIPPNE; this is translated from the coding sequence ATGGCTCCCGCGGACCCTCCCGAGGACGCGCCGCCGACGCGCGAGGAGGAGGGTGTGGTCCGGCCCGACGAACTGGATTACACCAGTTCCGAGCGGGTCGCAGAGCTTTCAGACGGCCGGTACGTCGTCGCGACCGACAACGACGACGCGCCGTCGGCGGGTGGTTCCGACGGCGACGGCGACTCAGACGGCGAGGTCCCGTCCGACGACCGGGGGACGCTCGCCCGACAGCAGATGGCCCGATACGTCTCCGAGAGCGACGCCGACTACGGCGTGGGGCTCACAGCCGCCTTCGACGGTGACATCGCGCAACACGAGCAGTTCACCGACGACGTCGCAGCGGCGTTCGGGGAGCTAGTCACGTGGTACGTCGAACAGATCGATACGGAGGCGTCGCCGAGCGAGGCGATCGGCATCCTCCTGTTGGCGTCGAACACGACGGTCACGTACCCTGCAAATACCCTGGCGGCGGTCCTCCGCGACCACGACCTCACGCCGGACGATTCGATCGCGGACCTCATCGAAGCGCTCAGAGACGAACCGTTCCAGATCCCGCCGAACGAGTGA
- a CDS encoding ArsR/SmtB family transcription factor gives MESDRTLAALGNEYNPDILRAADEAHSAQEFSEMLDIPIATCYRRIEELTGAGLLELHDRVLSDEHRRTNVYRRDIDEIVISFDENELNIQVTERPEVKNKLDDVWRKISQE, from the coding sequence ATGGAGTCTGACAGGACGCTCGCCGCGCTCGGGAACGAGTACAATCCCGACATCCTGCGCGCCGCTGACGAGGCCCACTCTGCACAGGAGTTCAGCGAAATGCTCGACATCCCGATCGCGACGTGTTACCGTCGGATCGAGGAACTCACGGGTGCCGGACTGCTCGAACTGCACGACCGCGTCCTCTCGGACGAACACCGCCGAACGAACGTGTACCGCCGCGACATCGACGAGATCGTCATCAGTTTCGACGAGAACGAGCTCAACATCCAGGTGACCGAGCGCCCGGAAGTGAAGAACAAACTCGACGACGTCTGGCGGAAGATATCACAGGAATAG
- a CDS encoding archaellin/type IV pilin N-terminal domain-containing protein — MFEENDADRGQVGIGTLIVFIAMVLVAAIAAGVLVNTAGFLQATAEDAGQESVDKVTNRLDIVSTHGIVSESGGEKYVSRLNLTVRLAAGSGAVSLDDTTIRYLSDTEAENLVYENMSGNDPTTLGSVSGMGASNYTAYALDDDSSNGFPVLNEQSDRFEIVINTANTESSGGGLETGDSVDLDITSRSGGSSQVILTMPQQLAGQEDGDPVPL, encoded by the coding sequence ATGTTCGAAGAAAACGACGCCGACCGTGGTCAGGTCGGCATTGGAACGCTCATCGTGTTCATCGCGATGGTTCTCGTTGCCGCGATCGCAGCGGGCGTCCTCGTGAACACGGCCGGCTTCCTCCAAGCGACTGCGGAGGACGCGGGACAGGAGAGCGTCGACAAGGTGACGAATAGGCTCGATATCGTGAGCACACACGGTATCGTGAGTGAGTCTGGAGGAGAGAAATACGTGAGCAGGCTGAATCTCACAGTCCGGCTTGCTGCTGGATCAGGCGCTGTGTCGCTTGATGATACCACAATCAGGTATCTGAGCGACACGGAGGCAGAAAACCTGGTATATGAGAATATGAGTGGTAACGACCCGACCACTCTCGGTAGCGTGAGCGGGATGGGCGCGTCAAACTACACGGCCTACGCGCTTGACGATGACAGCAGCAACGGTTTCCCCGTCCTGAACGAACAATCAGATCGGTTCGAGATTGTCATCAATACTGCTAACACAGAATCCAGTGGCGGTGGTCTCGAGACTGGTGACAGCGTTGACCTCGACATCACGAGCCGATCGGGCGGTTCGTCGCAGGTCATCCTGACGATGCCCCAGCAACTCGCCGGCCAGGAGGACGGCGATCCGGTCCCGCTCTAA
- a CDS encoding archaellin/type IV pilin N-terminal domain-containing protein: MVEIFNKDDRGQVGIGTLIVFIAMVLVAAIAAGVLVNTAGFLQATAEDAGQESVDKVTNRVEVVNQHGTVGLNDTISNVTMTIRLAAGSSAVDMDTTTIKYLSDDEVATLSNSTTDNTLAAGNSTQFNLTSVEATDDDNSFGVLNSGADRYEVRINASAIEGGYKYNGLDTGDKIQLDITSQTGGTTQVILTMPQQLAGKNTGEPVKL, translated from the coding sequence ATGGTAGAAATATTCAACAAAGACGATCGCGGTCAGGTCGGTATCGGTACGCTCATCGTGTTCATCGCGATGGTACTAGTCGCCGCAATCGCGGCTGGCGTCCTCGTGAACACGGCCGGCTTCCTGCAGGCGACTGCAGAAGACGCCGGACAGGAGAGCGTGGATAAGGTTACTAATCGCGTTGAAGTCGTCAATCAGCACGGTACTGTCGGGCTGAACGACACGATTTCCAATGTCACGATGACGATTCGACTCGCTGCCGGTTCCAGCGCCGTCGATATGGATACGACGACGATTAAGTATCTCAGCGATGATGAGGTGGCGACACTCTCTAATAGTACGACTGATAATACTCTCGCTGCAGGGAATTCAACGCAGTTCAACCTCACGTCTGTGGAGGCAACTGACGACGACAACTCCTTCGGCGTGCTTAATTCCGGCGCGGATCGCTACGAAGTCAGAATCAACGCCTCCGCTATAGAGGGCGGATACAAGTACAACGGCCTCGATACGGGTGATAAGATCCAACTTGACATCACGAGTCAGACCGGCGGAACGACGCAAGTAATCCTGACGATGCCCCAGCAACTCGCGGGTAAGAACACCGGCGAACCGGTCAAGCTCTAA
- a CDS encoding RAD55 family ATPase, whose translation MPEFVKTGIEGLDSILNGGIVKNAAVLVSGNPGTGKSILGLQYLYNGVEQFDEGGIYLTFEETADDISQAAASIGFDRWDEFVEEGRIKVYDKRTLLRSGDFSSTLDTILEDLQDTQYDRLVLDSLTMFQLFFENEQEQRQYLLKFIDILKDSGLTSILTMEQSAVFPDTEIGLENFLTDGNIYLIQSPAGSTSNRYIWVAKMRKQPIKNSMFPLEIGEGGIEVYEQAAGFSMMGDTPPMFGEEDAGGLE comes from the coding sequence ATGCCAGAATTCGTCAAGACGGGTATCGAGGGGCTCGATTCGATCCTCAACGGGGGAATCGTCAAGAACGCTGCCGTGCTCGTCAGCGGCAACCCCGGCACCGGAAAGAGCATTCTCGGTCTCCAGTACCTCTACAACGGCGTCGAGCAGTTCGACGAGGGCGGGATCTACCTCACGTTCGAGGAGACCGCAGACGACATCAGCCAGGCCGCCGCCTCGATCGGGTTCGACCGCTGGGACGAGTTCGTCGAGGAGGGACGAATCAAGGTGTACGACAAGCGGACGCTGCTCCGCAGCGGCGACTTCTCGTCGACGCTCGATACGATCCTCGAGGACCTCCAGGACACGCAGTACGACCGACTCGTCCTCGACTCGCTGACGATGTTCCAGCTCTTCTTCGAGAACGAGCAGGAACAGCGCCAGTACCTCCTCAAGTTCATCGACATCCTGAAAGACAGCGGGCTCACCTCGATCCTGACGATGGAGCAGTCCGCGGTCTTCCCCGATACCGAGATCGGCCTGGAGAACTTCCTGACCGACGGCAACATCTACCTCATTCAGTCGCCCGCCGGATCGACGTCCAATCGATACATCTGGGTCGCGAAGATGCGGAAACAGCCGATCAAGAACTCGATGTTTCCGCTGGAGATCGGAGAGGGCGGCATCGAAGTCTACGAACAGGCGGCCGGCTTTTCGATGATGGGCGACACGCCCCCGATGTTCGGCGAGGAGGACGCCGGCGGGCTGGAGTAA
- a CDS encoding FlaD/FlaE family flagellar protein: MATVPGDEWSVPVRREGVRMGVMDWMDGDDGEESDTVATDGLGFDEDLDGEMGDLDGGMDDFGDEMGDLDGEMDDFGDDMGGFDDGGDFGGADIDPDTIADMEDRISELENQVSSTTSEMNTVREENKQIGETVEELDETIRKLLDIYEMVTRGINPFVDDAREMGGLEGDGAFGLFEMEEETEDDLDSDVASADAESFFDEDFGDLDEDQDEAELAAEDELAEEEHEDPAMDLDEEDDEEDTAGGGASFDDLKAEYEENEGWDDVEGDEVEDEADDAADSDGGADLDGEAVPEDGEEGPDEALNGESEDVFDEEAEEVDTDEALFDSETADETNGTVDEAADETAASPETPARDRATAASRRSTDDEDVYLSTLPSRYTAESVVLEWTRFLVETGGAIGAARALRQYRSQGWITRDVERTMSEHVRNAATATETERPQDLRVEHHKESLTYISRLAGDVDEARLLEELSALGGGARGIRR, from the coding sequence GTGGCGACCGTGCCAGGCGACGAGTGGTCGGTGCCGGTGCGACGGGAGGGGGTACGGATGGGCGTGATGGACTGGATGGACGGTGACGACGGCGAGGAGTCCGATACCGTCGCGACCGACGGGCTGGGTTTCGACGAGGACCTCGACGGCGAGATGGGCGACCTCGACGGCGGGATGGACGACTTCGGCGACGAGATGGGCGATCTCGACGGCGAGATGGACGACTTCGGCGACGATATGGGCGGGTTCGACGACGGAGGCGACTTCGGCGGTGCCGACATCGACCCCGACACGATCGCCGATATGGAGGATCGGATCTCCGAACTCGAGAACCAGGTCAGTTCGACCACCTCGGAGATGAACACCGTCCGCGAGGAGAACAAACAGATCGGCGAGACCGTCGAGGAACTCGACGAGACGATCCGGAAGCTTCTCGACATCTACGAGATGGTGACCCGCGGGATCAACCCCTTCGTCGACGACGCTCGCGAGATGGGCGGTCTGGAGGGCGACGGGGCGTTCGGCCTCTTCGAGATGGAGGAGGAAACCGAAGACGACCTGGATTCGGACGTCGCGAGCGCCGACGCGGAGTCGTTCTTCGACGAGGACTTCGGCGACCTCGACGAGGACCAAGACGAGGCCGAACTCGCCGCAGAGGACGAGCTCGCCGAGGAGGAGCACGAGGATCCCGCGATGGACCTCGACGAGGAGGACGACGAGGAAGATACCGCCGGCGGCGGTGCTAGCTTCGACGATCTGAAGGCCGAATACGAGGAGAACGAGGGCTGGGACGACGTCGAGGGCGACGAGGTAGAAGATGAGGCCGACGACGCGGCGGACAGTGATGGAGGAGCGGATCTCGACGGAGAAGCGGTGCCCGAAGACGGCGAGGAAGGACCCGACGAAGCGCTGAACGGCGAATCGGAGGACGTTTTCGACGAGGAGGCAGAGGAAGTCGACACCGACGAGGCGTTGTTCGACTCTGAGACGGCTGACGAGACGAACGGGACGGTCGACGAAGCGGCCGACGAGACCGCAGCGTCACCGGAGACTCCGGCACGGGACCGAGCCACTGCGGCCTCGCGGAGATCGACCGACGACGAGGACGTGTACCTGTCGACGCTCCCGTCACGGTACACCGCCGAATCGGTCGTCCTGGAGTGGACGCGGTTCCTCGTCGAGACCGGCGGAGCGATCGGTGCCGCTCGTGCGCTCCGACAGTACCGGTCGCAGGGCTGGATCACCCGAGACGTCGAGCGGACGATGAGCGAACACGTCCGGAACGCCGCCACCGCGACCGAGACGGAGCGGCCGCAGGACCTCCGCGTCGAACACCACAAAGAGAGCCTGACGTACATCAGTCGGCTCGCCGGCGACGTCGACGAAGCGCGGCTCCTCGAAGAGCTATCGGCGCTCGGAGGTGGTGCTCGTGGGATTCGGCGTTAG
- a CDS encoding fla cluster protein FlaF — MGFGVSGSTAVIFLGILIASGTLYTAAAGSAEQISDARDEDSEDLLDRRNTALDVTSVVYDNSTDELEINVTNAGTTTLSVNGTSVLVDNEFANASSTRVDGDSATDVWGGDRTLVVTVNDVTAEPDRVKVVAENGVADSNSTVEVV; from the coding sequence GTGGGATTCGGCGTTAGCGGGTCGACGGCAGTCATCTTCCTCGGCATTCTGATCGCCTCGGGAACGCTGTACACGGCGGCGGCGGGCAGCGCGGAACAGATCTCCGACGCCCGGGACGAGGACAGTGAGGACCTCCTCGATCGGCGGAACACGGCCCTGGACGTCACGAGCGTCGTCTACGACAACTCGACAGACGAACTCGAGATCAACGTGACGAACGCCGGAACGACGACGCTCTCGGTGAACGGGACGAGCGTCCTCGTCGACAACGAGTTCGCGAACGCGTCTTCGACGCGGGTCGACGGCGATAGCGCGACCGACGTCTGGGGCGGCGACCGGACGCTCGTCGTCACCGTCAACGATGTCACCGCCGAACCGGATCGCGTGAAGGTGGTCGCCGAGAACGGCGTCGCAGACAGCAACTCGACGGTCGAGGTGGTCTGA
- a CDS encoding flagellar protein G, translating to MADVSVPSLILFIASIVIAAGVAGVLIDTVTGISGALDDRGADVAENIRTDVEIISSAESGVYDSGTDTVTLYVKNTGRRTLPATGQTLDVIVDAQYRTNVSVSVADGGEEWRPHGVVRVRIGDLALDDGDHRVTLTVDGDEEIFRFHQ from the coding sequence GTGGCCGACGTCTCCGTTCCGAGCCTGATCCTGTTCATCGCGAGCATCGTCATCGCGGCCGGCGTGGCTGGTGTCCTCATCGACACGGTGACCGGAATCAGCGGAGCGCTCGACGACCGCGGCGCGGACGTCGCGGAGAACATCCGCACCGACGTCGAGATCATCAGCAGCGCCGAGAGCGGCGTTTACGATAGCGGCACCGACACCGTCACGCTGTACGTGAAGAACACCGGCCGCCGGACGTTGCCGGCCACTGGCCAGACTCTGGACGTGATCGTGGACGCGCAGTACCGGACGAACGTCTCCGTTTCCGTCGCCGACGGCGGCGAGGAGTGGCGGCCGCACGGCGTCGTCAGGGTGCGGATCGGCGATCTGGCCCTCGACGACGGCGACCACCGGGTGACGCTGACCGTCGACGGCGACGAAGAGATATTCAGGTTCCACCAATGA
- a CDS encoding ATPase domain-containing protein — translation MSTNHYPIGLKDHDRLQKELGGGIPKGSIVLIEGDYGAGKSVLSQRFTYGFTKENVVTTLVSTELGVRGFLDQMHSLTYDVVKPLLDEEILFIPAEIDASGTLTGSGEDDERKDLLRRMMEAETMWDADAIIIDTFDAILRNDPKFEALVRQNEERQAALEIISFFRDLTTKGKTIVLTVDPSTVDDEAIGPFRSIADVYLQLEMVEVGNDVRRNIFVKRFAGMGEQVGDRVGFSVRSGIGIVIESRSVA, via the coding sequence ATGAGCACGAACCACTACCCGATCGGACTGAAGGACCACGACCGCCTCCAGAAGGAACTCGGCGGTGGGATTCCGAAGGGCTCGATCGTCCTCATCGAGGGCGACTACGGGGCCGGAAAGAGCGTGCTCTCCCAGCGCTTCACCTACGGGTTCACGAAGGAGAACGTCGTCACGACGCTCGTCTCGACGGAACTGGGGGTTCGAGGGTTCCTCGATCAGATGCACTCGTTGACCTACGACGTCGTGAAACCGCTGCTCGACGAGGAGATCCTCTTCATCCCCGCGGAGATCGACGCCTCCGGAACCCTGACCGGCAGCGGCGAGGACGACGAGCGGAAGGACCTCCTGCGTCGGATGATGGAGGCCGAGACGATGTGGGACGCCGACGCGATCATCATCGACACCTTCGATGCGATCCTCCGCAACGACCCCAAGTTCGAGGCGCTCGTCCGACAGAACGAGGAACGACAGGCCGCCCTGGAGATCATCTCCTTCTTCAGGGATCTGACGACGAAGGGGAAGACGATCGTGCTGACCGTCGACCCCTCGACCGTCGACGACGAGGCGATCGGCCCCTTCCGTTCGATCGCCGACGTCTACCTCCAACTGGAGATGGTCGAGGTCGGCAACGACGTCCGGCGGAACATCTTCGTCAAGCGTTTCGCGGGGATGGGCGAACAGGTCGGTGACCGCGTGGGGTTCTCGGTCCGCTCGGGGATCGGGATCGTCATCGAATCCAGGAGTGTCGCATAA